A part of Caloenas nicobarica isolate bCalNic1 chromosome 10, bCalNic1.hap1, whole genome shotgun sequence genomic DNA contains:
- the LOC135992714 gene encoding uncharacterized protein LOC135992714 isoform X1, giving the protein MVPASFAGISSGVSAMVSSSTTTRFLLFKSVPGHGQIFEEVFEGDLQPGDIVLFPMDRSNNIIVQTIFRHAAVYCGDDEVIHFGATSTQRKRDVISSRMTTGMIAKEGLLRMKKERGNYQIYRKIDGVNLNGFRRKVKEAMNSKAEYCASSNNCIHFALSLLGLEEFSSQLVEIQDEDGSRDSGGAPIARGCLDHHQTRTRRGSIDKDHGQSHCGKTSSSSPRTQEMTHSVQEGLRFTYQRQAKSHSPGRLTNTRGGGCAGGHTAPSSDMPSLAHKGEKVRPFSVARDLSRLVDLSQSPLPPRFSFTQRAIKKPHLKQHGREATTLRTPRAPASPQELDQKPEDDKPQHPGCGTPEATHRHPHGGVARVAGSLTLFFLLFSLLSLLLSLFFYSHVSLPLLP; this is encoded by the exons ATGGTACCAGCCAGCTTTGCAGGCATTTCCAGCGGTGTGTCTGCCATG GTGTCAAGCAGCACT ACCACCAGATTTTTGCTGTTCAAGAGCGTCCCCGGGCACGGTCAGATCTTCGAGGAGGTTTTCGAGGGTGATTTGCAGCCTGGGGACATTGTGCTCTTCCCCATGGACAGAAGCAATAACATCATTGTCCAGACGATCTTCAGACACGCAGCCGTCTACTGCGGGGATGACGAGGTCATACACTTCGGGG CCACCAGCACTCAGAGGAAACGTGATGTGATCAGCAGTCGGATGACTACTGGTATGATCGCCAAAGAAGGCTTATTGAGAATgaaaaaggagaggggaaacTACCAGATTTACCGGAAAATAGACGGGGTCAATCTCAATGGTTTCCGGAGAAAAGTCAAGGAGGCGATGAACAGCAAAGCTGAGTATTGTGCCAGCAGCAACAACTGCATCCACTTCGCCCTCTCCCTCCTGGGCTTGGAGGAGTTCTCCTCACAACTG GTGGAAATCCAAGATGAAGACGGCAGCAGAGACAGCGGTGGGGCT CCCATTGCACGTGGCTGCCTGGACCATCATCAGACCAGGACACGGAGGGGAAgtattgataaggatcatggccaaagccattgtggcaaaactagttcctccagccccaggactcaggagatgacacattcaGTACAGGAGGGActgcgatttacatatcaacgacaagctaagagccacagcccaggccgaCTGACCAACACCAGAGGTGGaggatgtgctggagggcacacagctccatcttctgatatgcccagcttggcacacaaaggggaaaaggtgAGACCCTTCAGTGTGGCCCGGGACTTGTCCAGACTTGTTGATCTTTCGCAgtcaccccttccccccagatTTTCCTTTACTcagagagctataaaaaaacctcacctaAAACAGCATGGTAGGGAagccaccaccctgaggaccccCCGCGCACCAGCCTCGCCGCAGGAACTGGACCAGAAACCGGAGGAcgacaaaccccagcatcctggctgtgggacaccggaggccacacATCGTCACCCACATGGCGGAGTCGCAAGAgtggctggatccctcacccttttctttcttcttttctctctgctctctctccttctctccctttttttctatAGCCATGTTTCTTTGCCTCTCCTTCCGTAA
- the LOC135992357 gene encoding uncharacterized protein LOC135992357 isoform X2 has translation MPQDASVIIGSIVGAACIVGAAGIILAACIVRSAGIAVSAGASLSTRFRLFKSIPGRREIFEEVSESELQPGDIVLFPMDGSNKFMFGAIFKHAAVYCGDGEVIHFLGTDTPNSSGHRSSCKTCGDIVKSGYKALIKESGQCRIYRKKGGVDLSDFHSRVRRAMNSEADSNACTNNCIHFALSLLGLEEFSSQLVQIQDEGGRSRSGGAAI, from the exons ATGCCACAAGACGCTTCTGTCATCATTGGCAGTATTGTAGGTGCTGCATGCATTGTAGGTGCTGCAGGGATTATACTGGCTGCATGCATTGTACGCTCTGCAGGCATTGCAGTTTCTGCAGGTGCCAGCCTG TCGACCAGATTTCGGCTGTTCAAGAGCATCCCTGGGCGCAGGGAGATCTTCGAGGAGGTGTCAGAGAGTGAGTTGCAGCCTGGGGACATCGTGCTCTTCCCCATGGACGGAAGCAATAAGTTCATGTTCGGAGCCATCTTCAAACATGCAGCCGTGTACTGCGGGGATGGAGAGGTCATACACTTCCTGG GCACGGACACTCCAAACAGCAGTGGTCACAGATCCAGTTGTAAGACTTGCGGTGACATTGTCAAGTCAGGCTACAAAGCCCTGATAAAAGAGAGTGGGCAATGCCGAATTTACCGGAAAAAAGGTGGGGTCGATCTCAGTGATTTCCATAGTAGAGTCAGGAGGGCAATGAACAGCGAAGCCGATTCTAACGCCTGCACAAACAACTGCATCCACTTCGCCCTCTCCCTCCTGGGCTTGGAGGAGTTCTCCTCACAACTG GTGCAAATCCAAGATGAAGGTGGCAGGAGTCGTAGCGGTGGGGCT GCCATCTGA
- the LOC135992714 gene encoding uncharacterized protein LOC135992714 isoform X2: MVPASFAGISSGVSAMVSSSTTTRFLLFKSVPGHGQIFEEVFEGDLQPGDIVLFPMDRSNNIIVQTIFRHAAVYCGDDEVIHFGATSTQRKRDVISSRMTTGMIAKEGLLRMKKERGNYQIYRKIDGVNLNGFRRKVKEAMNSKAEYCASSNNCIHFALSLLGLEEFSSQLVEIQDEDGSRDSGGAPIARGCLDHHQTRTRRGSIDKDHGQSHCGKTSSSSPRTQEMTHSVQEGLRFTYQRQAKSHSPGRLTNTRGGGCAGGHTAPSSDMPSLAHKGEKHGREATTLRTPRAPASPQELDQKPEDDKPQHPGCGTPEATHRHPHGGVARVAGSLTLFFLLFSLLSLLLSLFFYSHVSLPLLP; the protein is encoded by the exons ATGGTACCAGCCAGCTTTGCAGGCATTTCCAGCGGTGTGTCTGCCATG GTGTCAAGCAGCACT ACCACCAGATTTTTGCTGTTCAAGAGCGTCCCCGGGCACGGTCAGATCTTCGAGGAGGTTTTCGAGGGTGATTTGCAGCCTGGGGACATTGTGCTCTTCCCCATGGACAGAAGCAATAACATCATTGTCCAGACGATCTTCAGACACGCAGCCGTCTACTGCGGGGATGACGAGGTCATACACTTCGGGG CCACCAGCACTCAGAGGAAACGTGATGTGATCAGCAGTCGGATGACTACTGGTATGATCGCCAAAGAAGGCTTATTGAGAATgaaaaaggagaggggaaacTACCAGATTTACCGGAAAATAGACGGGGTCAATCTCAATGGTTTCCGGAGAAAAGTCAAGGAGGCGATGAACAGCAAAGCTGAGTATTGTGCCAGCAGCAACAACTGCATCCACTTCGCCCTCTCCCTCCTGGGCTTGGAGGAGTTCTCCTCACAACTG GTGGAAATCCAAGATGAAGACGGCAGCAGAGACAGCGGTGGGGCT CCCATTGCACGTGGCTGCCTGGACCATCATCAGACCAGGACACGGAGGGGAAgtattgataaggatcatggccaaagccattgtggcaaaactagttcctccagccccaggactcaggagatgacacattcaGTACAGGAGGGActgcgatttacatatcaacgacaagctaagagccacagcccaggccgaCTGACCAACACCAGAGGTGGaggatgtgctggagggcacacagctccatcttctgatatgcccagcttggcacacaaaggggaaaag CATGGTAGGGAagccaccaccctgaggaccccCCGCGCACCAGCCTCGCCGCAGGAACTGGACCAGAAACCGGAGGAcgacaaaccccagcatcctggctgtgggacaccggaggccacacATCGTCACCCACATGGCGGAGTCGCAAGAgtggctggatccctcacccttttctttcttcttttctctctgctctctctccttctctccctttttttctatAGCCATGTTTCTTTGCCTCTCCTTCCGTAA
- the LOC135992357 gene encoding uncharacterized protein LOC135992357 isoform X1, which yields MPQDASVIIGSIVGAACIVGAAGIILAACIVRSAGIAVSAGASLVLKNTSTRFRLFKSIPGRREIFEEVSESELQPGDIVLFPMDGSNKFMFGAIFKHAAVYCGDGEVIHFLGTDTPNSSGHRSSCKTCGDIVKSGYKALIKESGQCRIYRKKGGVDLSDFHSRVRRAMNSEADSNACTNNCIHFALSLLGLEEFSSQLVQIQDEGGRSRSGGAAI from the exons ATGCCACAAGACGCTTCTGTCATCATTGGCAGTATTGTAGGTGCTGCATGCATTGTAGGTGCTGCAGGGATTATACTGGCTGCATGCATTGTACGCTCTGCAGGCATTGCAGTTTCTGCAGGTGCCAGCCTG GTGTTGAAAAACACT TCGACCAGATTTCGGCTGTTCAAGAGCATCCCTGGGCGCAGGGAGATCTTCGAGGAGGTGTCAGAGAGTGAGTTGCAGCCTGGGGACATCGTGCTCTTCCCCATGGACGGAAGCAATAAGTTCATGTTCGGAGCCATCTTCAAACATGCAGCCGTGTACTGCGGGGATGGAGAGGTCATACACTTCCTGG GCACGGACACTCCAAACAGCAGTGGTCACAGATCCAGTTGTAAGACTTGCGGTGACATTGTCAAGTCAGGCTACAAAGCCCTGATAAAAGAGAGTGGGCAATGCCGAATTTACCGGAAAAAAGGTGGGGTCGATCTCAGTGATTTCCATAGTAGAGTCAGGAGGGCAATGAACAGCGAAGCCGATTCTAACGCCTGCACAAACAACTGCATCCACTTCGCCCTCTCCCTCCTGGGCTTGGAGGAGTTCTCCTCACAACTG GTGCAAATCCAAGATGAAGGTGGCAGGAGTCGTAGCGGTGGGGCT GCCATCTGA
- the LOC135992347 gene encoding uncharacterized protein LOC135992347, with protein MPVLATAVSLKDVRWGLAPTAAELPIPCISLSPWRSEQPGSVTDSVPKKTMQPAAIIGGIAGAAGVAAAGTGLLLGNTTTRFLLFKSVPGHGEIFEEVSESELQPGDVLLFPMDRSNNTMVQVIFKHAAVYCGNGEVIHFLGTDTPNSSGHRSISKSRGQIVKSGYKALRNERGQCQIYRKKGGVDLNDFHSRVRRAMNSKAEYNACTNNCIHFALSLLGLEEFSSQLVQIQDEGGRSRSGGADV; from the exons ATGCCGGTTCTGGCGACGGCTGTGTCCCT GAAGGACGTGAGGTGGGGTTTGGCCCCAACGGCTGCTGAACTACCCATCCCCTGCATTTCCCTCAGCCCTTGGAGGAGTGAGCAGCCCGGCTCTGTCACCGACTCTGtcccaaagaaaacaatgcaacCAGCTGCCATCATTGGTGGCATTGCAGGTGCTGCAGGCGTagcagctgctggcactggCCTG CTGTTGGGAAACACT ACCACCAGATTTCTGCTGTTCAAGAGCGTCCCTGGGCACGGGGAGATCTTCGAGGAGGTGTCAGAGAGTGAGTTGCAGCCTGGGGACGTCTTGCTCTTCCCCATGGACAGAAGCAATAACACCATGGTCCAGGTTATCTTCAAACATGCAGCCGTGTACTGCGGGAATGGAGAGGTCATACACTTCCTGG GCACGGACACTCCGAACAGCAGTGGTCACAGATCCATTTCTAAGTCTCGCGGTCAGATTGTCAAGTCAGGCTACAAAGCCCTGAGAAATGAAAGGGGTCAATGCCAAATTTACCGGAAAAAAGGTGGGGTCGATCTCAATGATTTCCATAGTAGAGTCAGGAGGGCAATGAACAGCAAAGCCGAGTATAACGCCTGCACAAACAACTGCATCCACTTCGCCCTCTCCCTCCTGGGCTTGGAGGAGTTCTCCTCACAACTG GTGCAAATCCAAGATGAAGGTGGCAGGAGTCGTAGCGGTGGGGCT GACGTCTGA